Genomic window (Oncorhynchus masou masou isolate Uvic2021 chromosome 9, UVic_Omas_1.1, whole genome shotgun sequence):
actattcttgatttgatcttgtctttacatatactaaataatatattacatatctatgtgtgtgtgagacatcCCTGTGGTTTATTTTCAAGCCAGCCAGGTATattgtaaatataagcaatgtgcttaatattaggaatgttgagaaataaatatagtagacctagcctatagaaagctgatgggatacTCTTTTTACTagcggccatcactctgttttctcccaCAATTACacagcctatagaaatgttgagcaacattagctcatgggctctcatgaagtgtttgattagatttttgaataaatttgcattgatgtcagagtgattagaaggccaatagagtgctgagtaccaggcagttagaaAGTTTGGTAggttactaatgaccatcagcagcatcagagcttggagaaccttcatttgactgccttcataacggctggtgtggtggtaatacagtcACTGCAACAGCCCTAGTCACAATGCCTACAAAACACTTGTACAACATATGGCATTTGGAGTCAAACAGATGGCATGGGGTATCATAGTTTTATTAAAGTTGGAGAAAAACCAGgaggtactaggacccctggggttacttggcctatccacagggggtactaggacccctggggttacttggcctatccacaaggggtactaggacccctggggttaCTTGgcctatttacagggggtactaggacccctggggttaCTTGgcctatttacagggggtactaggacccctggggttaCTTGgcctatttacagggggtactaggacccctggggttaCTTGgcctatttacagggggtactaggacccctgtggttacttggcctatccacagggggtactaggacccctggggttacttggcctatccacagggggtactaggacccctggggttaCTTGgcctatttacagggggtactaggacccctggggttacttggcctatccacagggggtactaggacccctggggttaCTTGgcctatttacagggggtactaggacccctgtGGTTACTTGgcctatttacagggggtactaggacccctgtGGTTACTTGgcctatttacagggggtactaggacccctggggttaCTTGGCCTATTTACAGgaggtactaggacccctggggttaCTTGGCCTATTTACAGgaggtactaggacccctggggttaCTTGGCCTATttacaggggtactaggacccctggggttaCTTGgcctatttacagggggtactaggacccctggggttaCTTGgcctatttacagggggtactaggacccctggggttaCTTGgcctatttacagggggtactaggacccctggggttaCTTGgcctatttacagggggtactaggacccctggggttaCCTGgcctatttacagggggtactaggacccctggggttaCTTGgcctatttacagggggtactaggacccctgtGGTTACCTGGCTTAACCACAGGGGGTACTTGGGAAGATTCATGATACCATAGGCTAACTGGTCAAATTcacatgagggggtacttcaggggtactccgTGCAGAGCTAAATTCAGTAGGttagtggttcccaaactttttatagtcccgtaccccttcaaacattcaacctctagCACCAgagtcagcacactctcaaatgttgttttttgccataaTTGTCAGAAAAATCATGTTCTCAATCAAATAAACGTGTGAACACTTGAAACGCTTGAACCTTCACATGATTTCAATGCCAACCTCAAGTTttgcctgccacacacactacacgacacatttattaaacataagaatgagtgtcaGTCTatactctgagcacagcccaatccagaaatctggcagtggcttctgattaaattcaaatTTTACAGAACTGCTTTTTGCAACTTCGATGAGGCACTCTTGTTTagatatcagtaagtggactggaggcagggcatgaaacgGATAACAAATcaagttgtttgtgtcatccgtttcgggaaagtacctgtgtaattgcgcacagaactcaggtgctttgctatatcacatttgacattgtccgtaagcttgagttcatttgcacacaaaaagaCCTGTGTGtggtccttgttaatgcagacagaaaaaagctccaacttcttaatcatagcctcaattttgtcccgaacattgaatatagttgcagagtccctgtaatcctagattcagatcatgcaggcgagaaaaaacatcacccagataggccagtcgtgtgagaaacttgtcatcatgaaagcagtcagacaagtgaaaattatggtcagtaaagaaaactaaGCTAAtctttcaattaaaaaaaaaaatgtgtcaatactttgccccttgataagcgttacatggtcgctgcccatatccttgcatagtgcagaaaatacggCAGTTCAGggaccttgctttaacaaagttaaccattttcactgtagtgtccaaaacatctttcaaacTGTCAGGCATTCTCTTGGCACtgagagcctctcggtggatgctgcagtgtacacaagtggcgttgggagcaactgcttgcatgagtgttaccactccactatgtctccctgtcatgacttttacgccatcagtacagataccaacacatcttgaccaccaaagtccatttgatgtccagtactttaaaaatatcctctcctgttgtcctggtttccagaagaggatgtcttccttaattgaccacgtataaatgtaacagacatacagttgaagtcagaagtttacatacacttaggttggagtccttaaaactcatttttcaaccacttcacaaatgtcttttttacaaactatagttctggcaagtcggttagacatctactttgtgcatgactgacacaagtaatttttccaaaaattgtttacagacagattatttcactgtatcacaattccagtgggtcagaagtttatattgactgtgcctttaaacagcttggaaaattccagaaaataatgtcattgctttagaagcttctgataggctaattgacataatttgagtcaattgcaggtgtacctgtggatgtatttcaaggcccaccttcaaactcagtgcctctttgcttaacatcatgggaaaatcaaaagaaatcagccaagacctcagaaaaacaattttagacctccacaagtctggttcatccttggaagcaatttccaaacacctgaaggtaacacgttcacctgtacaaacaatagtatgcaagtatgaacaccatgggaccacgcagccgccataccgctcaggaaggagacgcattctgtctcctagagatgaacttactttggcacaaaaagtgcaaatcaatcccagaacaacagcaaaggaccttgtgaagatgctggaggaaacatgtacaaaagtatatatatccacagtaaaacaagtcctatatcgacataacctgataggcggctcagcaaggaagaagccactgcttcaaaaccgccataaaaagccagactacagtttgcaactgcacatggggacaaagattgtattttttggagaaatgtcctctggtctgatcaaacaaaaataaaactgtttggccagtgaccatcgttatgtttggaggaaaaagagggctgcttgcaagccgaagaacaccatcccaaccgtgaagcgcgggggaggcagcatcatgtagtgggggtgctttgatgcaggagggactggtgcacttcacaaaatagatgacatcatgaggaggaaaatgatgtggatatattgaagcaacatttcaagacatcagtcaggaagttaaagcttggtcgcaaatgggtcttccaaatggacaatgaccccaagcatacttccaaagttgtggcaaaatggcttaaggacaacaaagtcaaggtattgagtgaccatcacaaagccctgaccacaatcctatagaaaatgtgtgggcagaactgaaaaagcatgtgcgagcaaggaggcctacaaatctgactcagttactccagctctgtcaggaggaatgggccaaatctcacccaacttattgtgggaagcttgtggaaggctacccgaaacatttgacccaagttaaacaatttaaaggcaatgctaccaaatactaattgagtgtatgtaaacttctgacccactgggaatgtgatgaaagaaataaaagctgaaataaatcactattattctgacatttcacatgcttaaaataaagtggtgatcctaactgacctaaaacaggggatttttactcaaattaaatgtcaggaattgtgaaaatctgagtttgaatgtatttggctaaggtgtatgtaaacttccgacttcaactgtataccagGAGCtggtctgttgactcatccagctgtaacgcatagaattcactggcttatATGCCACTGAtacgtcgtgaaacagtgttgtttgatgaagtcattgtctgtatagttttttgggccATTTCCCctcagcattgtcccagccatacccgcggcagcaggaagaatgaagtcctccacaatagtatgtggcttgcctgtcctggccaggccactcagtagctcaccatataagacgcttctagcctcttcttattaatggtatctgttgcttttatacgtcTTACTAAATGAAAGTCACCTTAATTCTCACTCAAAAAACTCCCTTGGCTTATTCtccaaattggcatgttttgtttctaaatgtctgcacaagagtgaaggtttcatctagttgtgagatagtacttttgcacatataacacacagtggctgaggaaaggcactactcccaaaaTAATTTAACCACAAATCAATGTTGTTCTCATCATATTTttgcctcttcgatggtccaacgtccccatctgttgttcggtgctttcctgggtaaggggtTAGTAGCTCtttggctgcatcagattcacaactgtcagtgtccatgctagctgggctaacaacaaatgtagaattactgatgctagcattggatgtgctcgtggaagcaaaACATCTTGTGTCGTTGACAGGTGAAGGTGTaatactgctggtagtagcagtattaccagtagagctggtatgtgtctctatggacgtgGGCCTTacttttttaaccatttatcaattttcgagcaaacggaatgagcagcagcaaTGTTTTGCAACATACAGaccattagtggaattcccgcaagAGAGTAATGGTTGTGACTGggtgttaattatttgactaggctacctgtatttgacattgtgtgttatttcactgaacactatttttggcagtgaaatgaggctacTCCGGCGAGGAAAAAAACTCAAcacgttggaaaatataaatggtcTGTTTGCAAATGAGAAGGGAAAAAAAGTAGGTggtacagtaaccaaaaaaggttggCAACCCCTGCTCTTACACAAGATACTCACAGGTCTTTCTGCAGCATGTCTATCATGAGTCCGTCCACCCTCCTGGCATTGACCAGGTACCAGACCAGGCCTCCAAAGTGTCTGGTGGAGCGCAGCAGATCATACTTCCCCAtcttctctagatcctcataggTGGCTGCATGCACCTGGACAACAGAGCACAGCCAATAGGGAGAGAGATTTACTAACTGCTAATGGGTAATAACTGAACCATACATCTGGACAACAGAGCACAGCCAATAGGGAGAGAGATTTACTAACTTCAAATGGGTAATAACTGAACCATACATCTGCACAACAGAGCACAGCCAATAGGGAGAGAGATTTACTAACTGCTAATGGATAATAACTGAACCATACATCTGGACAACAGAGCACAGCCAATAGGGAGAGAGATTTACTAACTGCTAATGGGTAATAACTGAACCATACATCTGGACAACAGAGCACAGCCAATAGGGAGAGAGATTTACTAACTGCTAATGGGTAATAACTGAACCATACATCTGGACAACAGAGCACAGCCAATAGGGAGAGAGATTTACTAACTGCTAATGGGTAATAACTGAACCATACATCTGGACAACAGAGCACAGCCAATAGGGAGAGAGATTTACTAACTGCTAATGGGTAATAACTGAACCATACATCTGGACAGCCTGTTGAGGAGTGTGAAGGTAGTGGTATTTTACCCTGATGTATTCTGAGGAGTCAGGTTCAAACTGGACCTGGCACAGATCCAACATATCCTCATGACGATCCTGGCCAAACACCATCTTCAGGTTCTCCTCCTTGAAGACAGGGGGTGCTGTGAGCCTGCGGCCCTCTTTAGGAAAGTAGACCTGCAGGAacctatccctctcctcccacgATGCCTTCCTCAGAGTCCCAGTTGGTTCCCGGATCACTATGAACCGCTCCTGGAAACAACCATTGAAGAGAGGACAAAACTAGACAGTGCGAAGACTAAAGAGCACTAATTGTGAGGCATTGTAAATGATAACCAACATTTATGTTGGACACAAGCCATTACGCACACTTTGCTTGTCGTGCATGTTGAATATGCCGTTGgtggacacaaacacactctcttcctctctctcctaccctgtgTGGTATGTTGAAGGTGATGTCAGTGAAGACGTATTTGGCTGTGTCCATGCCCTCCAGGATCTTGTCCTCAGACAGGACGTCGTTGATGGGCTTCctctccggcagcactggaggcATCTTCAGCAGCCTCTGGGCCTGCTCCCTGGCACTCTGGGTCGcctacaacacaaacacacagtgtgaCGCATTAACAAGAATGACACCAGCTATACAGGGATGTAATCTGCCAAATGAAATGTTCAGAATGTTGCAGTAGATGTTGTAGAGCCATTCTCTACTCTGCATGACAGACAAACTATCtgccctactgtgtgtgtgtacctcttccAGCTGTGCGTCTGTCATGAGTTTGTACTTGGGGGGCTTCAGCTCCTGTTTGATGGGTCTGAACACCTTCTCCAGGTTCAAGCCTGTGATTCTGGTTAGGATGTCCTGCACCTCTGAATCTAGAAACTGGGGCTTCACATGGGCATCTGGAGAACCAAAAAACAAATTAATGACTTCAGAGATGGATGAAGCTAGCTCTGGTCTAAGATCTGCAGGTACGGCCTGCATCAGAGCTAGTCACACTGTGCATATTGACACAGGAAGTGACCTCACTGATGACGCAAAACAGGAAGAATGGCGCCAAGAACAAACCAAAGATTACGTACAAACCTTCTGAATACAAGCCTTCTAGATATTTTTCATAATTGCACTTAATCTTCAACTACGAGAATGATTGTTCCATGTTCTCCAAAGAATCTTAAGACGGACTCTGTACTTAAAGATCAGAAATCAAACTTGACGAGAGTGAGCAGGAATATAAGTCGTAAATATACAAATGTATTTTACCTAGGGATGAAATAGCTATGGAGATAGGTGTCTTTCAAATCTTGCTCAAGGTAATTCTGGCAAAGTGGAATTATGATTTTGGGGGGAAAAAGTGTGTCCCTGCCTTTTTGGGtaagttacaaaagtatctatattgaAGCCAGTCACTAAACAAATCAAGGACAACCAACCGAGCCACAGTCTGTTCaccacgctatcatccagaaggcgaggttagtacaggtgcatcaatttACTTCCGGCGCCAATaaagatggccgcctcgcttcgcgttcctcgGAAACTATGCACTATCAAGACTATCAACTATGCACtatcaagtccttctgttcacctgatttagaattcctcacaatcaaatgtcaaccgcattatctaccaagggaattctcttcgattataatcacagccgtatatattcccccccaggcagacacatcgatggctctgaactaactttatttgactctttgcaaactggaatccatacatactgaggctgcattcattgtagctggggattttaacaaggctaatctgaaaacaagactccctaaattgtatcagcatatcgattgcgcaaccagggctggaaaaaccttggaccattgctattctaacttccgcgacgcatatagggcctgccccgctctcctttcggaaaagctgaccacgactccattttgttgatccctgcctacagacagaaactaaaacaagaagctcccgcgctgaggtctgttcaacgctggtccgaccaagctgattccacactccaagactgcttccatcacgtggactgggatatgtttcgtattgcatcaaacaacaacattgacgaatcggtgagcgagttcattagaacgtgcgttgaagatgtcgttcccatagcaacgattaaaacattcccaaaccagaaaccgtggattgatggcagcattcgcgtgaaactgaaagcacgtaccactgcttttaatcagggcaaggtgaccggaaacatgaccgaatacaaacagtgtagctattccctccgcaaggcaatcaaacaagctaagcgtcagtatagagacgaagtagaatctcaattctacggctcagacacaacagctatgtgacagggtctacagtcaatcacggattacaaaaaagaaaaccagccccgtcacagaccaggatgtcttgctcccaggcagactaaataacttttttgcccgctttgaggacaatacagtgccatggacacggcccgcaaccaaaacatgcggactctccttcactgcagccgacgtgaggaaaacatttaaacgtgtcaaccctcgcaaggctgcaggcccagacggc
Coding sequences:
- the mrps22 gene encoding 28S ribosomal protein S22, mitochondrial; this encodes MAAFSVARCLFRSYSRVKNIDQNTGILIRCSRRMLCSAPSDSNAHVKPQFLDSEVQDILTRITGLNLEKVFRPIKQELKPPKYKLMTDAQLEEATQSAREQAQRLLKMPPVLPERKPINDVLSEDKILEGMDTAKYVFTDITFNIPHRERFIVIREPTGTLRKASWEERDRFLQVYFPKEGRRLTAPPVFKEENLKMVFGQDRHEDMLDLCQVQFEPDSSEYIRVHAATYEDLEKMGKYDLLRSTRHFGGLVWYLVNARRVDGLMIDMLQKDLLQDAVSLVGLFNKVHPHSDTAQEASSQQAYGLDLLKIYAKRESQRAGYVELALQAYEQTSAESTV